The Apium graveolens cultivar Ventura chromosome 3, ASM990537v1, whole genome shotgun sequence sequence ccactataaatcaacagctaataacccctaaattaaaaacccccaaatttcaattgtaaacattcatacgggttataaaccctaattttaaaattcgaaaatcaaactcaaatttgaacatgttattgaactccaaatcagacgtataatatatcaaaatcatcaggaaaataagctctacaacatgcaatcatcaaatcatataaacaatcatccgaacaaaaattcatatttttaataaaattaatccgaaaataaataaaaatatagaaaataaaccttgatttctgcagtaaaacgaagctcggaatctgatagaacacttcaaatcctttggattgagtactcgagctttgaaaacagagatcggtaacgccttcgttttgcggtttgattcttagaacagtttatgtaattagggtttttctctgaaaattataaaattaactatctgcaaatgattttgatacgaaataaaatacgggaaaaggctatttataattacggaaaattagtatcccgttggatcattccggatataaaacggtacgtttatttataaaaactgatccaaacggtatcggttttcgggataattatccaaaccagtacaatttgtattgcggtcttggtctcagcgcctggttacacgtactacgaggtgataattgggatagtttaataaaaagctcccgtttatcgaaaatacgggttttattgatttaccgaaatgaatattgtatcgaaaatgttgagcagggacccgcgcagaacaaaccatacgccggatcgaaaaagtcgaaacatggaatatgctcggaatattacaattaggttatgaaggagttctcagaagagtttcgggttccaaaaacgtaacaacggatgacgtcggttggttcccgtttttataaaatagattttaaatactcggaaaaaaagattttataaatttcatatgatccttataaatccataaatcaacataaaaataattaggaagatatgacaattatctatattttattttggacatataaaattaaaatactcaattaatattatttttaaatatccaaacacagataacacttaacaattaattcgcagaatagatactgaacacagataataattatctaatagcaaaaataattacacgatatatctcggatattacaagttgttagtcaatgaagatttcaagacacagctaagagttactacACTTACTACAAGGCACTTTCAAGGTCATCagtctgtaactcaggccaaggtggacaagattcaagaatcttTAATGCATCAAGATAcacttgtcaagctggacaagaaaaggtttttcaaaccttcctttgaccaaattaccaatattgagaaaacccaagagaaacaacagtctcagattgatgaaattttgaaaaatcaagcttctcggcaatctcaactcaatgagattcaatcctcagtggaattgcttctctctcttcttttacctgctgaagccaaaaagggggagaaagtgatgaggatcaaggaatgaatatgttaatttggatgtggttatgtgtgctcgtggtggtgttcaattggagaggacgCAAACATGGGctatgcagcttacttggacaacaaggaataaaggagcgatgcatgaagttggacaagtagctgattattatataataattaatttgaattttgcttgcaagtttttacctttcacttgaaagggtttttcttgttttaagcacttaggattttattttcctatttggatttggtttttgtcttttttttttattcggatttggtttttaaatttgtttcctggaaggattcagatattggctaattcaagctgatattgaatttctctcggaatcctattgggtttgggttattgtctaagcctataaatacccttctcatgtaatcttttaagagagacaatgaatgatataaaacttgtgttttgagataaactatgagtagttttttttttctctaaacttcaattactggattgttttgaagattagattcgaattacttagtttctggattgatctaagcaatttgagattcaaagttcacgtttctggatcgatcgtgttcttttgaaatatcctcttcttctcttatcccttttcttcttcttcttttctttgtttgtggagagatccacatcagaaagtaattaagtccaaatgcaaacctgataagacactgaaaaaaaaggatgatggtaatgacccgggaaactctggaatgggtggaggtcgtggttaaggtggaggtctctcatcaagtagagctggaactacaagtcatagaacaagttctgatactgggagaagaataacttctgatactggtaaaaggataagttctaatgaacttttggatcttgatgaagaaatttcaagacagttatttctgaaagaaaatccaggaatggactttgagagtctaatggaagaagaagctaggtttaagttagaaaaggtcaactccaaatctgaagcttctgttaaaaagaaacttcctacggctaaaggcattgtgataaaagaaaggacaaatcttgtggcaaccaaggccaaatcacaattgcagatagatccaaggtccaagggcaaagaaaaagttggtgaacttgtaaaggtttatgtgcctcctatggatgaagaaatttctgttgaagatgctgatcttactctaacttcaagaaagatttctaagacaacctctgacatggttcaagttgttcagagtcaagaaatagttagttctgatatagcaatgaagcaagcaacctccgacatagctcaagttggcttgatatcagaagataagtcaaaggaaacctttgacattgctcatgttaaatcctcaaagttactcctaccaggattcactaaagccaaacagactcaacctttgaagactgtagcaagtggttttgaagcaagagtggttactggaaaggaagcaagagataaatctggattgggtagtactgatgaaagaagagtacagaacacaaccaatgatccaacttccttaagtgaaccaggtattggagcaactcctgaaagatcgaatcaactagaatctgtacagatggtctaccataccttcttgaaagaacacatcttgttatatttcatgacagatggaagggtttaccatataagggaaaatgatataccactgaagtattttgaggaactagaacatgttttattcttacttcaagtgaatgactgaataacagaaagtgctgcaaactatttgaagactcaaattcagagacagaaaaagctttattctgtaaagtctgacaacacatactgtcccaagtacagagatcacaagggtgatattgttgatatgaagcctaatactgcaaagatcaaaacatatcttggtattaagggacttgaattcaatctagagtctgacaaagcctatgtcataagactagatcaggagttgagaaaagcaaaaattaatgatctcagatatgctatctttcaaactggtgaagatactgcagaactcaaagatgctaaaaggaggatgattgatgaactcagatatgctgagagatgtttgttaaagaattatctcagaacaactcctgacatcaaagagttcagaaagtgaagccaagtcaagatctataactgctcaaattctgatatgtatacagactggagttgttatcagaagttaaagttggtaaagctttaaggactgtaagttgtagttatctagtcaaattctcatgcatttgtacttaatatttttgacatcatcaaatatatgttaaacttgtatattatgctaatttacaagttgggggagattgttagatatatttgataatgtcatgtctaatatgatttatgtttagttttcagatcttatttaaacaggacaaatcagtacttaactgaaatcaacacttatactgaagtcagaacttaagttatcagtacttaagattcaggagatatttatcaggagataatatcaggacttaaagcaaactttcagataaggaaggcggctgattgaaaggaaagaagatcaagacaaacgtaagaagagatatgcatggagaaggaattctatgaagaatagaatacttggaagaaaagataactgattgatatattttaggaagaagaattatattccatatcaattagcgattatcttgtaactgtgtagtatataaacacagacatagggtttacactataagtgttatcattatcgagaatattattcattgtaaccctagcagctctcatgatatttgttcatcactgagagaggacagttccatattgtaacagagtttattatattgaataaagtctgttttctgttacttgagttctttagttcgatttgattgtgatcaacactgtattcaacccccttctacagtgtgtgtgacctgaCAGCGTACGATTATGAACAAGTTTACAAGATATTATAGAAATTTACATCGTTAAGTTCAAATCTGAGGCTTGAAATATCATTCTGTTAGGCACCACCATGATAGTTAATTCTCCACGTTGTGCCTTTTCATTAGTATACTGAATTAAACTATATTAACCAGTCGTTGGTCTTTAACTTGAACACACACGTAGGGCGTGTTTGGCAATATACTTATAAGTCACTTATggcttataagcccgtaacaacttatcgacgagtgtttgtcgacccaacttataagctgaatttacaacttataagctgataagttgaaagttggcgtacttttttccaacttattttcattttttcacttttttctaaagttttgattttaaaatataaatttttaaatattttctaatttaagattcatgaactaagataattgtatttaataattatttattttaattcatttaagtaaaaaaaacttctgacttataagtaaatttatccaaacacttatagaacttataagtatttatcaacttatcacttatttcgcatttaatcattttaagtcataagttacttattttaagatttcccaaacgggcacgTACTCTTCTACATCATTGGACAACTTAGGCATTGTCGAACATTTGCAAAATGACCGCTAACTGTCAAATTTTGCATAGTAAAAAAAGTATCTCAAATTGTTATGACTCATTCAAATGTAACATTTTTGCGAGTAACTACACATGTTAAAGAAGATAAATGAAGTATGTAAATTTTATACTGCTGAATAAAGTTTTCTGATTGTTACTCTTTTTATGATCAATAAGAACACATGTAACCATTAAAATCTAAGTAATATTTTGCTTAACGctcaaatttttttttgaaaaaaaatcatttcaTTAATATTCAAGTGTTTTACCAAGTAATAGGAGCGACAATAGTTCTTGTAGTTTTCTTTACATATCACGATCATGTTTTTTTGGTGCATCTTCGTTAATATAATTTAGAAGATGATCATTTCAAAATATGGTGttataatttatttcatttatacGAAATATTATGATGCatctatatattttttattatccGATAATATAATTGAAAGGTAACTATTTATTTTTACGTTTTTAAAATGTGTGTGCCGAGTACGGTGAAAAGTCTGTGGTTATTTTACAATATTATTAAGGATCTTCGGCAGTTcgcttttatttaaatttattatttaatttaattagaaTATGGAGCTGTTTAAATTATGTAAAGTACAATTATACAAGTCTACTTGCTTTCTTTGCATATAACgcgttctctctctctctctctctcaattaGAAAAACGCCTCCACTTTACCCCAACTACGTGCCCCCTTTTCTAGGGTTTCAAGCGCCGCTCTGCTTTTCCGGTATATTTTTTCGACTCTATCTCACCGGAGCTCGTAATTCTCTTTTATGTATTCTCTTTTTTCGAATTATTCCATATCTACACGTAATTAGGGTTTCGTAACTATCTCTTTTGTAGTGGATCTATTAATTTATTCATCTCATTAAAAATTGATACGTAAATAAATTGATCGTTCGTTTTTATTGCTTTTAGTACTTATGTTTGGATCAGTTGCTTGTTTTGCTTAATTTGTTAAATTGAACTGTTTGACTACGGATGGTAGACTCTGTTAAGATGATTTTTTAAATAGTTTTATGTGAATTTTGTCCTTTTCGGAGCTTCTATTTATTCTTTCTGTTAATTTAACTGGATTTTCATGCGGTTCTTTTAATTTGTTGCTATATGGATACTTTTTCCAAGTTCTGGTTGGTGTGATATTATGTCTTGGGCGTCTGAACTAATTCCTGCTTTTAGGAAATATGGATGAAGCTGATAGTTATAATATTAATATTGTTGACGATAGTGTGACGAATATAATAATAACCACGTTGATGGCGGTTTGTTACATTTtcgaattttttttataaatatttactGTACTTTTTTGCGGAACTAGTTAACTTGTGCTTTTTAGTGGACTGTGAGTGGAATCCTAGTTAATTAGTTCATTGCAATTTGTTTAACATGTGCATGGGGAAATTGGAAATATTGGTACATTGGTTCAGTAACGTCGGCAGTAtggtttataattttatttactTTCAGTTGTTACTTGTTAGCATAGTGAATGGAAGGTGTCCTGAAATTTGGTGAAGTAAAATAAACTTGCTGTTTTATTTACATCTTTCAATAATCTATCAAAAATGTTTGGTTTGTTTAATTTTGTTTGAATTCTTGAACGTATCATATGTATCCTTTTGTTTTTGATAGTACCTAATCTTAATTTTCTGTATGCTTATGTTATATTTGAAAATTCTGAACATGTGGGCTGTTTGATTTTCTCTAGATAAAATATGGCTACAGAGATAACCTTAATTCTATTAAATGCACAATCAGCTGATGGGACAGTGAGGAAGCAGGCAGAAGAGAATCTGAAGCAGTTCCAAGAGCAAAATCTTTCCAATTTCCTGTTGTCGCTTGCTGGAGAGCTTTCTACCGATGAAAAACCTGTTGATAGCCGTAAATTAGCAGGTTTGATTCTTAAAAATGCCTTGGATGCCAAGGAGCAGCATAGAAAGATTGAGCTTGTCCAGAGATGGCTGTCACTTGATGTGGTTGTTAAGGAGCAGATCAAGACATGTTTGCTCAGGACGCTTTCTTCCCCTGTACCTGATGCGCGATCAACTGCATCACAAGTTATTGCCAAGGTTGCTGGCATTGAGCTTCCACAGAAACAGTGGCCTGAGTTGATAGTATCGCTGTTGGGGAACATACATCAGGTCCCTATTCATGTCAAGCAAGCCACTTTGGAAACACTTGGGTATTTGTGTGAAGAAGTCTCTCCGGATGCTGTTGAGCAAGATCAAGTAAATAAGATACTTACAGCTGTTGTTCAGGGGATGAATGCATcagaagggaataatgaggtcAGGCTTGCTGCTACAAGAGCACTGTATAATGCTCTTGGCTTTGCTCAGGCAAATTTTACAAATGACATGGAGCGTGATTATATTATGAGAGTTGTTTGTGAGGCAACTTTGTCTTCAGAAGTTAAGATTCGACAAGCAGCCTATGAGTGTCTGGTTTCTATTTCATCAACATATTACGAGAAATTAGCTCCTTACATTCAGGACATCTTTAACATCACAGCCAAGGCTGTAAGGGAAGATGAGGAGGCTGTTGCTCTTCAAGCAATGGAATTTTGGAGCTCGATATGTGATGAGGAGATTGATATTTTAGAAGAATATGGAGGTGATTTTAATGTTGCAGACTCGGATATTCCTTGCTTCTATTTTATCAAGCAGGCGCTACCAGCTCTTGTGCCTTTGTTGTTGGAAACTCTTCTGAAGCAAGAAGAAGATCAAGACCAAGATGAAGGTGCCTGGAATCTCGCTATGGCTGGGGGAACCTGCCTTGGTTTGGTTGCACGAACAGTAGGAGATGATATTGTCCCCCTCGTCATGCCATTTATTCAAGACAATATAGCAAAAGATGACTGGAGACAGAGAGAGgcagccacttatgcatttggTTCAATCTTGGAGGGCCCTTCTCCTGACAAGTTAATTCCTATTGTCAATGTTGCTCTAAATTTCATGCTCACTGCATTAACAAAGGACCCAAATAACCATGTGAAGGACACAACTGCTTGGACACTCGGGAGAATATTTGAATTCCTTCATGGTTCAACTGTGGAGACCCCTATTATTAACCAGACTAACTACCAGCAGATTATCATGGTGCTTTTCCAAAGCATGAAGGACGTTCCAAATGTTGCTGAGAAAGCCTGTGGTGCTCTATATTTTCTTGCCCAGGGTTTTGAGGATATAGGCTCCTCCTCTCCTTTGGGTCCATATTTTCAAGAGATTGTTCAGGCCCTTTTAACTGTCTCTCACAGAGAAGATGCTGGGGAGTCTCGGTTAAGGACCGCTGCATATGAGACAATGAATGAAGTGGTGCGTTGTTCGACAGAGGAAACAGTCTCCATGGTCATGCAGTTAGTTCCTGTCTTTATGATGGAGCTTCACAATACTCTTGAGGCACAAGTACAGAAGCTTGTGTCAGATGAGAGAGAGAGGCAGAATGAACAACAAGGTCTTCTATGCGGGTGCTTACAAGTAATTATTCAGAAGCTTGGAGCATCAGAGCAAACTAAGTATGCCTTAAATCAGTATGCAGATCAGATAATGAATCTTTTCCTCCGGGTTTTTGCTTGCAGAAGTGCAACTGTGCATGAGGAAGCTATGCTTGCCATTGGAGCCCTCGCTTATGCAACAGGCCCTGATTTCACAAAATATATGTCAGAGTTCTACAAGTATGTGGAAATGGGTCTTCAAAATTATGACGAGTATCAAGTGTGTGCAGTCACAGTTGGTGTTGTGGGTGATATATGCAGGGCGTTGGAGGACAAGGTGTTGCCCTACTGTGATGGTATTATGACACAGCTCCTCAAGGACCTATCTAGCAATCAGCTCCACCGATCTGTAAAGCCTCCAATATTTTCATGCTTTGGTGATATAGCACTGGCAATAGGGGAGAATTTTGAGAAATATTTGATGTATGCCATGCCCATGCTCCAGAGTGCAGCTGAATTGTCTGCCCACACCTCTGGTGCTGATGACGAAATGATAGAATACACTAATCTATTGAGAAATGGCATCTTGGAAGCTTATTCTGGGATATTCCAAGGCTTCAAGAACTCTACTAAAACCCAGCTGTTGATTCCATATGCACCGCATATTCTCCAGTTCTTGGATAGCATTTATATGGAGAAAGACATGTGAGTTTGCTTTGGTCTTTTGTTTTCCTAAACATTATTTGTAATGTCTGATTTATATTTCTAATATATAATTTTGTATCTACTGGCTATCAGGGATGATGTTGTAATGAAGACTGCCATTGGTGTCCTTGGAGATTTAGCTGATACACTTGGGAACAATGCAGGTGCTTTGATTCAGCAATCATTGTCAAGCAAAGACTTTTTGGATGAATGCTTGACCTCGGAGGACCATTTGATTAAAGAATCTGCTGAGTGGGCCCAGCTGGCCATTAGACGTGCAATTTCTGTTTGAGTCTGCTGTGTCTGCTTGGTATAGTTTACATTAAATATTTGAAGTCCTTGCATGCATACGGTTCTGTCGAGTCAGGGTCTACGCGTCAGGTCATCAACATTTCTAACAAAGAAGGTATATTCATGTGTCACTAACTCATGCATTAGCACCACAGGTTGGGTTCTTTTTCGTCAGCAGGGAGGAATAAGGCCTTGTAATGgttattaaaaaaaatgaattagCGACTGTGCTGGAAACTTGGGTTTTTTCACGGATTGGAGGGGGAAGGGATTTGGAGCTGTGCTTTGTACTGCTCGATATACAGGCTGCTTGGCATTTCTTTCTTCATGAACTATCATGAAGCTGGAGGTGCAAGTCATACCTCATGAGAGCTGGTCCTGCTGTTTTTTGCTGGTGGTACAAATTCGAATGTACACACAGTGGTAGACTTCCATGACATGAGGACACTCTGCCTTATAATTTTTCATTCTTTACCCATTTGTTTTTATGATTTCACTCATCTGTTTTGGGTCAGTTTCATTTGCTGTGTTGGTCTGAGTCTACACGAAGTCTGTCATCGTTGAATTGCATGCATGTTTTTTTACTTTTTAATCTATTGCCCATGTTCTTGTATAATTTCACTCATCTCTAATTGTTGCATCAGTCCTAGTCTTCTAATAAGGTCTGTCAGCATATGGATTGCATACCCTTTTCAAAATATTGTTTGTGGGGGTTGTTGCTATATCCAAAGATTTAGTTAGGTCATCATTTTGCATTGATGCTGGTTGATTATGATCAGCCTTCAGTAGGTATTTTAATGTCGAGAGTGCATCCATGAAGACACATGTTATATTTTTGGTTATTGAAGTCCGTTTTCTCAATATTATCATGTTCTGAAAAGTGCACTATTGGCGATTTTGTAATTTCAAGACTTCTGATGACATTGAAAGATGGTACAAGTATCACTTGTTAGAAGCGGAGTAGTCCTGCCTCGTATTATATTTGTTTGAGCTTATTCAGTGTCGTGTTCATGTAAAGATAAACAAATTTTATATGTTAATGTATATGGTGTAAAAAGTAGTTAGCAAGTAGTTAGCGAAGCACTCAAACTTTATCTCCGAATAGCACACTATAGTGAAGGACTATGAAATCCTATAGCTGAAAGGATGTGCTGCAAGTTCCTAATTACCTATTGAATGGGCTATTCACCTATTAAATGGGAATATTAGCTAAAACGGTTAGTTAAAATTTTattgaatatgtaagtaatttTATTCCAGTGGTATTAGCTATAATCATtagttatatttttattaaattaaattcaaatatatatcagtgaaaataaaattataatatttaataatatatattgctaatattataacattttataaatatgtcaatattttaaagtaaactttataaaataaaaataaataattattaaggTTGATTGAAAATATAATACATActtaaaaataaatgaaaaaataATTAGCAAACATTACtacatataaataaaatatatgatgATTAAAACATATCTTTTATAttagaatttttataaatttaattaacaataaaattatatttttatacataacattacataatatttattatgtTTTAAATACAAATATAAATAGTGCATCTATACATATAATATAATAATGATGAACATTTAtagataatttttatattataatacTATATAATATATACATGTGCTCAACTAGGTTTCAACAAGCTCTAGATGAAAAATAAGTAATATATACCATTgatattatataaaaattaaaatattaatacaTAAAGAACCTAGGTCGGATTTGATGAAAAAAGAGTTATACATGTACACTTAGGATTTgagaaaattaggaaaaataaGACAGGACATGACGTGGAATAATATAGAGGACGGGAAGAGTATCAATAAATATATAGAAGAACAATTCCCGATATCTATAATTTTAGATAGAGGACGGTAATTTTAGATAGAGGACGGGGAGAGTAGCAACAAATATAGAAGAACAATTCCCGATATCTATAATTTTATCTAATGGGTACCTAAGATTGGAGTGCCTAAAAATTAACACAATAGTCAATAGCTAAAACAAATGTCACTATGACAAATATATATCTAACAGATAAATGACGTTGCAGATACCCAGTAAAGGTCGGGAAGCCACAAGAAATACGCAGGAGGTATAGAACTTAATTAAAAAATGTGACACTTTTGGAATCTATTTACTTGCAGAATACTAGTGACATTTTACTGTTTTCAAGCAAAGAGAAATGAAAGCAAAGAGAAATGATTAATAAATCTCAAACAATGCATCTCGTATATAGGATatcttttttctttttaattttattgCTGATATAGTTGTATCTCAAAAATGAGGAAGTTTGACAAGTTGATAAGTAGCAAATTAATCAAATAATAGCTCCAAAACCTTGTATACCAAACGGGACTAAACTCAAGTTCTTGTGAGTAAACACCGTAAATTTGAGAAGAGTTTCAAGCTCTCTTAGTGTTTTGTTGCATTTTGTCCTGGAAT is a genomic window containing:
- the LOC141713031 gene encoding importin subunit beta-1-like: MATEITLILLNAQSADGTVRKQAEENLKQFQEQNLSNFLLSLAGELSTDEKPVDSRKLAGLILKNALDAKEQHRKIELVQRWLSLDVVVKEQIKTCLLRTLSSPVPDARSTASQVIAKVAGIELPQKQWPELIVSLLGNIHQVPIHVKQATLETLGYLCEEVSPDAVEQDQVNKILTAVVQGMNASEGNNEVRLAATRALYNALGFAQANFTNDMERDYIMRVVCEATLSSEVKIRQAAYECLVSISSTYYEKLAPYIQDIFNITAKAVREDEEAVALQAMEFWSSICDEEIDILEEYGGDFNVADSDIPCFYFIKQALPALVPLLLETLLKQEEDQDQDEGAWNLAMAGGTCLGLVARTVGDDIVPLVMPFIQDNIAKDDWRQREAATYAFGSILEGPSPDKLIPIVNVALNFMLTALTKDPNNHVKDTTAWTLGRIFEFLHGSTVETPIINQTNYQQIIMVLFQSMKDVPNVAEKACGALYFLAQGFEDIGSSSPLGPYFQEIVQALLTVSHREDAGESRLRTAAYETMNEVVRCSTEETVSMVMQLVPVFMMELHNTLEAQVQKLVSDERERQNEQQGLLCGCLQVIIQKLGASEQTKYALNQYADQIMNLFLRVFACRSATVHEEAMLAIGALAYATGPDFTKYMSEFYKYVEMGLQNYDEYQVCAVTVGVVGDICRALEDKVLPYCDGIMTQLLKDLSSNQLHRSVKPPIFSCFGDIALAIGENFEKYLMYAMPMLQSAAELSAHTSGADDEMIEYTNLLRNGILEAYSGIFQGFKNSTKTQLLIPYAPHILQFLDSIYMEKDMDDVVMKTAIGVLGDLADTLGNNAGALIQQSLSSKDFLDECLTSEDHLIKESAEWAQLAIRRAISV